One window of the Chryseotalea sp. WA131a genome contains the following:
- a CDS encoding prohibitin family protein: MNNRRLPFIILAVIAFFVVLALSSSLFFTIEATERAIVFYPFGKGLDKEDVIGPGTHTKMPWNDVYIYKVNETSSDENMDVLDKSGLSIHVDITVRYFPMPNKIGFIHEQFTKDYVNVLVIPEVRSTVRQVMGRYTAEEIYSTKRAEVETAIKNETEKILNVNNVSATAVLIRSIALPEQIKGAIENKLQQEQEALAYQFRLDKEKSEAERKRIAAEGESRANNIINNSLTDKLLKMRGIEATLELSKSPNAKIIVVGSGKDGMPLILGNN, encoded by the coding sequence ATGAACAACCGCAGATTACCATTTATCATTTTAGCAGTTATTGCCTTTTTTGTAGTGCTGGCACTATCATCCAGTTTGTTTTTCACCATTGAAGCTACAGAAAGAGCCATTGTCTTTTATCCTTTTGGCAAAGGCTTGGATAAAGAAGATGTCATCGGACCAGGGACGCATACCAAAATGCCTTGGAATGATGTCTATATTTATAAAGTAAACGAGACTTCATCAGATGAGAACATGGACGTATTGGACAAAAGCGGTCTGTCGATTCACGTAGATATCACCGTTAGATATTTCCCAATGCCTAACAAAATTGGGTTTATCCATGAACAGTTTACCAAAGACTATGTAAATGTGTTGGTGATACCTGAAGTGAGGAGTACAGTGCGTCAGGTAATGGGAAGATACACAGCTGAGGAAATTTACTCTACCAAAAGGGCAGAAGTAGAAACAGCCATCAAAAATGAAACAGAGAAAATTCTAAATGTGAATAATGTGAGCGCTACCGCAGTATTGATAAGATCAATTGCTCTGCCCGAACAGATTAAAGGTGCCATCGAAAACAAACTGCAGCAAGAACAAGAAGCCTTGGCCTATCAGTTTCGATTAGATAAAGAGAAAAGTGAGGCCGAGCGCAAACGGATAGCTGCCGAGGGGGAATCGCGTGCCAATAACATCATCAACAACAGCTTGACCGACAAACTCTTGAAAATGAGGGGCATTGAGGCAACCTTAGAGCTATCAAAATCGCCAAATGCCAAAATCATTGTGGTGGGTTCTGGTAAAGACGGCATGCCCTTGATTTTGGGGAACAATTAA